Below is a genomic region from Prochlorococcus marinus str. MIT 0918.
AATGAGATTTATAGCAAATTAATTGCAACTGCAACGGTTTTTTTAATAGGTTTAATAATAACACTTTCACTTTCAAGACTGACGCGAAGTATATTTGGAAGGTTAGTCAAAAGTAGTAAAAGTGAAACAGACGACTATATTCTGAAAGTTGTTGTAGAGACTATTAAGCCATTAGGTATAACTATTACCTCATTTCTGTCATGGAAGATATTATCAATTCAAATAAAAATTATTGGAATTAGTGAAATCATTGGAGGTATTTTTAAATTAATAGTACTTATACTCATAGTAAGACTAATCAATAGAATTCTTCTAAGGTTAATACAAAGTTGGTCAAACAAAGTAAATGATATTGCTGTAAGTACAATGCTTAGATCATTAAGTCCAATGGTTAGAGCAATAATATGGAGTATTGGATCCATATTTTATCTAAACAACTTAGGGGTTCAAATGGCAGCTATTTGGGCACTATTAAGTGCAGGAGGAATAGGCGCTGGTTTAGCATTAAAAGAACCTGTTCAAGAATTCTTTGAATATATAACAATTTTATTAGACAAACCTTTTCAAAGTGGTCAGTTTATTCATATAGATGGGATATGGGCACGAGTTGAAAGAGTTGGTG
It encodes:
- a CDS encoding mechanosensitive ion channel family protein; amino-acid sequence: MNEIYSKLIATATVFLIGLIITLSLSRLTRSIFGRLVKSSKSETDDYILKVVVETIKPLGITITSFLSWKILSIQIKIIGISEIIGGIFKLIVLILIVRLINRILLRLIQSWSNKVNDIAVSTMLRSLSPMVRAIIWSIGSIFYLNNLGVQMAAIWALLSAGGIGAGLALKEPVQEFFEYITILLDKPFQSGQFIHIDGIWARVERVGVRSTRMRSINGEIIVMSNSNLTNGVISNYAEMEARRLVHKLGVVYTTGYSKMIKIPDLIKDIINSNDNAAFDRCHFIEFGDFSLDFELVYFIPTNNYLLAMDTQQEINLEIMRVFEKEGIEFAYPTQTINLTK